In Papaver somniferum cultivar HN1 chromosome 1, ASM357369v1, whole genome shotgun sequence, a genomic segment contains:
- the LOC113312364 gene encoding disease resistance protein RGA2-like, which produces MAAEGILVNGVTEIINKVLPVIAQQISSSWGVKDDLRKLKETLESIQALMSDAERRQVNDEAVRLWLRRLKDVVYDADDVMDEFIYETMRSNKHRVQALVSSSNPLFFRFKMARNIRAINQKLDEIHKNSERFRFQNTGSAQENQNKELIKKRNRLTTSDVDDSLLLGREGAKSYIIYLLIEKPSPSVPSSSLEISTQQHNVSTLSIVGMGGLGKTTVAQMVYKDDSMVRNFEPRAWVCVSDPFDIFKILRDIIESITGRKCEDPSNVDVLAKQVKENLLGKKYFLVLDDVWNEDVGDWDKLKSYLVCGGLGSKILVTTRSQNVASAAGGTYYSLNKLPDDVCWSIIKKKVLSQGGAVLTKKMTDIGTEIARKCDGLPLVANSLGSLLGSRRDESYWQSIVDDIADRMRGTTEHEKVISILKLSYDNLSPPLKQCFSYCCIFPKDWEIEREMLIRLWMAEGFLLSSSGGESISLEDIGNEYFEYLVWSSFFQDVQKDQESGDIWGCKMHDLVHDLATSVLDRNEFRIAKVRDDKEDVSEVRRLQLLIDGQSLASPTVLSNAVKLRTIVALEPKNIPYTNSFFQCRRLRVLCPLGGWDRETCSLSSSSMSCKLCSASSISKLKHLRYLDLSHMYLSPEVSLNHSYNLQILILRGCKNVPSCLLNKIGSLKSLRHLDISRSDIKSISENIGSLEHLSFLDLSGTKISKLPDSIICISNLRTLKFSGCENLDGLPRELGALTRLRCLDLRGTSIQELPESCISNLCNLEIVKLGWKCELPKEIKNWPKLRIFAHPGKDDVMPRGIERLTCLETLNYNARNENEICESPSNKSYGGIEELAGLNSLRVLEIRKLENVRGGIEDGETAKLKDKQHLRELHLEWGSTGGDDDQVRSSRSVKDTAVLEGLQPHSNLKHLHIYRFSGLNLPKWMMGCSLSNFLPNLVKIIMRDINNCEQLPALGMLQFLRYLGIFRMKSIKCLGEEFYYQQENREEEESSSSDTAKRSSLFPSLVDLSIELENLEEWVAPPLSSSSCFPSLETMEITNCKRLKIIPPLGALLQRGTPNLRSLEITDCSNFQGFRDDGDNPNNNDKSSIRSLCLQNCPALTSLPDLQLCTSIRSLWLEDCHALTSLPDLQLCTSILSLCLQDCPALTSLPDLRLCTSLRKLTIWKCDKLKNKESIPYDLKKSLTFLDVLQVDFIQRDEGVPDVSFPFELTNLMEKKK; this is translated from the coding sequence ATGGCCGCGGAAGGAATTCTTGTTAACGGGGTCACTGAAATCATTAACAAGGTACTACCTGTTATTGCTCAACAGATTTCTTCGTCATGGGGTGTCAAAGACGACTTGAGAAAGCTCAAGGAAACCTTAGAGTCAATTCAAGCTCTAATGTCTGATGCCGAGAGGAGGCAGGTGAATGATGAGGCTGTGAGACTTTGGTTGAGAAGGCTGAAAGATGTTGTTTATGATGCAGACGACGTTATGGATGAGTTCATTTACGAAACCATGCGTTCTAATAAGCACAGGGTACAAGCTCTTGTTTCATCCTCCAACCCACTTTTTTTTCGTTTCAAGATGGCCCGTAATATTCGAGCCATCAATCAAAAGTTGGATGAAATTCACAAAAACAGTGAAAGGTTTCGCTTCCAAAATACCGGAAGTGCACAAGAAAATCAGAATAAGGAGCTTATAAAAAAACGCAACCGGTTGACTACATCGGATGTAGATGATTCGTTACTTCTAGGAAGGGAAGGTGCAAAATCATACATAATTTACTTATTGATCGAGAAGCCGTCGCCATCTGTGCCGTCATCATCATTGGAGATTTCTACCCAACAGCACAACGTATCCACTTTATCTATTGTGGGTATGGGGGGTCTGGGTAAGACTACAGTAGCTCAAATGGTCTATAAAGATGACTCCATGGTGAGAAACTTTGAGCCAAGAGCGTGGGTTTGTGTCTCTGATCCTTTTGACATCTTTAAGATTTTAAGAGATATCATCGAGTCCATCACTGGACGAAAATGTGAGGATCCATCCAATGTCGACGTATTGGCAAAACAAGTCAAGGAAAATTTGCTTGGTAAGAAATATTTTCTAGTGCTCGACGACGTGTGGAATGAGGATGTCGGAGATTGGGATAAACTGAAAAGTTATCTTGTTTGTGGCGGCTTGGGCAGCAAAATATTAGTCACTACACGAAGCCAGAATGTTGCATCCGCTGCTGGGGGTACATATTACTCTTTGAACAAATTACCGGATGATGTTTGTTGGTCCATTATCAAGAAGAAAGTATTGTCCCAAGGTGGAGCAGTGCTGACAAAGAAAATGACAGATATTGGAACTGAGATAGCAAGGAAATGTGATGGCTTACCCCTTGTGGCGAATTCACTTGGAAGTTTATTGGGTTCAAGAAGAGATGAAAGCTATTGGCAGTCAATCGTAGACGACATCGCTGATCGTATGCGAGGTACAACTGAACATGAAAAAGTCATTTCAATATTAAAACTGAGCTATGATAATTTATCGCCTCCTCTGAAACAATGTTTTTCATACTGCTGTATTTTCCCGAAAGACTGGGAAATAGAAAGAGAAATGTTAATTCGATTATGGATGGCAGAAGGATTCCTTTTGTCATCAAGTGGAGGAGAAAGTATATCTCTTGAAGATATTGGTAATGAATATTTTGAGTATTTGGTGTGGAGTTCGTTCTTCCAGGATGTGCAGAAGGATCAAGAGTCGGGTGACATTTGGGGATGTAAGATGCATGATTTGGTGCATGATCTTGCAACGAGTGTTCTAGATCGTAATGAATTTAGAATTGCCAAGGTAAGAGATGACAAGGAAGATGTTTCAGAAGTTCGACGCTTACAACTGCTAATTGATGGACAGAGTTTGGCATCTCCTACAGTATTATCAAATGCTGTGAAACTGCGTACAATTGTTGCTCTTGAACCAAAGAATATTCCGTATACCAATTCTTTCTTTCAATGTAGGCGTTTACGCGTACTATGTCCTCTCGGTGGCTGGGATAGGGAAACATGCTCACTCTCGTCTAGCAGTATGTCTTGCAAGCTATGTTCTGCTTCTTCAATTTCTAAGCTGAAGCATCTGAGGTACCTTGACCTCTCACACATGTATTTATCTCCTGAGGTATCTTTAAATCATTCTTACAATCTGCAAATACTCATACTTCGTGGATGCAAAAACGTTCCTAGCTGTCTTCTAAATAAGATTGGATCTTTGAAGAGTTTGAGGCATCTTGATATCTCGAGGTCGGATATTAAATCCATATCAGAAAACATTGGGTCCTTGGAACATCTGAGTTTCCTTGATCTTTCAGGTACAAAAATATCAAAGTTACCGGATTCAATTATTTGTATCAGCAATCTAAGAACGTTGaagttcagtggttgtgagaatTTAGATGGCTTACCTAGAGAGCTGGGAGCACTGACACGATTGAGGTGTCTTGATTTGCGTGGTACTTCCATCCAAGAATTGCCTGAATCATGCATTAGCAACCTCTGCAATTTGGAGATAGTCAAACTAGGATGGAAGTGTGAACTTCCAAAGGAAATTAAGAATTGGCCGAAATTGAGAATTTTTGCTCACCCTGGAAAAGATGATGTAATGCCTAGAGGTATAGAAAGGCTCACTTGCCTTGAAACATTGAATTACAATGCTAGAAATGAAAATGAGATCTGTGAAAGTCCCAGTAATAAGAGTTACGGAGGCATTGAAGAGTTAGCAGGCTTAAACTCCCTTCGGGTGTTAGAGATCAGAAAACTTGAAAATGTGAGAGGTGGAATAGAAGATGGAGAAACAGCAAAGTTAAAGGACAAGCAACATCTTCGAGAATTACATCTGGAATGGGGTTCCACAGGTGGTGATGATGACCAAGTACGGAGTAGTAGAAGTGTAAAAGATACTGCGGTGTTGGAGGGTCTCCAGCCTCACTCAAATTTGAAGCATTTGCATATATATAGATTCTCAGGTTTAAACCTTCCAAAGTGGATGATGGGGTGTTCATTATCTAACTTCCTTCCGAATTTGGTGAAAATAATTATGAGAGATATCAATAATTGTGAGCAGCTTCCAGCTCTGGGCATGCTCCAATTTCTTAGGTATCTTGGGATCTTCAGAATGAAATCAATCAAGTGTCTGGGTGAAGAATTCTATTATCAACaagaaaacagagaagaagaagaaagcagtaGTAGTGATACTGCAAAGAGATCCTCATTATTCCCTTCCTTAGTTGATTTGAGTATCGAATTGGAAAACTTAGAAGAATGGGTTGCTcctcctctttcttcttcttcttgttttccttcTCTTGAGACGATGGAAATCACAAACTGTAAACGATTGAAAATCATACCACCATTGGGCGCACTACTCCAACGCGGTACTCCGAATCTTCGGTCCCTTGAAATTACGGATTGCTCAAATTTTCAAGGTTTTCGTGATGATGGTGATAATCCAAACAACAACGACAAGAGTTCTATTCGTTCACTGTGTCTACAAAATTGTCCTGCTTTAACATCTCTACCGGATTTGCAATTATGTACTTCTATTCGTTCACTGTGGTTAGAAGATTGTCATGCTTTAACATCTCTACCGGATTTGCAATTATGTACTTCTATTCTTTCACTCTGTCTACAAGATTGTCCTGCTTTAACATCTCTACCGGATTTACGATTATGTACTTCTCTCCGGAAATTAACAATCTGGAAATGCGACAAACTGAAGAATAAGGAGTCAATACCCTATGATCTTAAGAAGTCCCTCACGTTTCTTGATGTACTCCAAGTTGATTTCATCCAAAGAGACGAGGGTGTTCCGGATGTCTCTTTTCCATTTGAGTTAACTAatttgatggagaagaagaagtag